The genomic DNA TCCAGCAGGTCGCGGTGCTGCGCCTCGGGCGTCAGGCCCGCGGCGGCGCGGGCGGCCACGATGGCCCCGGCGGACGTGGCGATCACCGTGCGGTCCCGCGCGCCGGTGAGGATGCCGGCGCCGCCCTCGGCCAATCCCGCCAGGATCCCGGTGAGCCAGGCGCGGCCGGTCAGCCCGGTCCCGCCCAGCACGACCGCGAGTCCGGACCTGCCATAAGTGCTCATGCCTCCCTTAGTACCTGCTCACCTGACGTAATCTGCGGCGCCACCCCGGTCGGATGACGAGACGCGCCGATTGCCGCGTGGACTCGCGCGCGGGCGCTGTGGCACGCTGACCACGTGTTCGTCACTGCCGCGCGCGTGCCCGCCCCGTCTGGGCGACTTCTTCGCCGCCGCGACGGGGCCTGATCGACCGGGCCGTCCCCGTCGCGGAGAGCGCCGCTGCCCTCGCCACGTGCAGCCCTGGCAGGCCTGGAGCTTCGAACCGCAAGGCCACCCAGGACGAGGAAGACACGAGACGATGAAGAACAACCAGCAGCCCTCCGGCATGCCGATCGTGAAGTACCGCAGCTTCGAAGAGGTCATCCCCACCAGGCTGGCGGACCGCACCTGGCCGGACCGCGTGATCACCACGGCCCCGCGCTGGTGCGCCGTCGACCTGCGCGACGGCAACCAGGCCCTCATCGACCCCATGAACGCCGAGCGCAAGCTGCGGATGTTCCAGCTGTTGGTGCGGATGGGTTACAAGGAGATCGAGATCGGGTTCCCGTCGGCGAGCCAGACCGACTACGACTTCGCGCGGTTGCTGATCGAGGACGGGCACATCCCCGATGACGTGACCATCCAGGTGTTGACCCAGGCGCGGGACCACCTGGTGGAGCGGACATACGACGCCATCGCCGGCGCGCACAGCGCCGTCGTGCACTTCTACAACTCGACGTCGATCCTGCAGCGCGAGGTCGTCTTCCACACCGACGTCGACGGGGTCACCGATATCGCCGTCCAAGCCGCGCGGCTGTGCCGCAAGCTGGAGCAGCAGATCCCGGACACGAAGATCACCTACGAATACAGCCCAGAGTCGTTCACCGGCACTGAGCTGGCTGCCGCTGTCTCGGTCTGCAATGCCGTCATCGAGGAGATCGACCCGCGGCCGGACGCGCCGATGATTATCAATCTGCCGGCCACGGTGGAGATGGCCACGCCGAACGTCTACGCCGACTCGATCGAATACATGCACCGCCACCTGGCCCGCCGCGACTCGGTGATTTTGTCGCTGCACCCGCACAACGACCGGGGGACCGGCGTCGCCGCGGCCGAGCTGGGATATCTGGCCGGGGCCGACCGCATCGAGGGCTGCCTGTTCGGCAACGGCGAGCGCACCGGCAACGTCTGCCTGGTGACGCTGGGGTTGAACCTGTTCAGCCAGGGCATCGACCCGCAGATCGACTTCTCGGACATCGACGAGATCCGGCGTACGGTCGAGCACTGCAACCAGTTGCCGGTGGGGGAGCGGCACCCGTACGGCGGGGATCTGGTGTATACGGCGTTTTCGGGGTCCCACCAGGACGCCATCAAGAAGGGCTTCGAGGACATGGAGCGCCGGGCTGCCGCCGAGGGCAAGTCCATCGACGAGCTGGTCTGGGGCGTCCCGTACTTGCCGATCGACCCGCACGACGTCGGCCGGTCGTACGAGGCCGTGGTGCGGGTCAACAGCCAGTCCGGTAAGGGCGGCGTGGCGTACCTGATGAAGTCCGAGTACGGCATGGACCTGCCGCGGCGCCTGCAGATCGAGATGAGCGCCGTCGTCCAGCGCAAGACCGACACCGAGGGCGGCGAGGTCGGCGCGGCCCAGATGTGGTCGATCTTCGCGGACGAGTACCTGCCTGGGACCAACGAGGGCGCGGCCGCGTGGGGTCGCTTCGCGCCGGTCTCGTCGAAGACCACCTCGGACCCCGATGGTCGGGACCACGTCGAGGCGGTGGTCACCGACCGGGGTCGCCAGGTGACGTTGGATGGCCACGGCAACGGGCCGATCGCGGCGTTCATCGACGGGCTGCACTCGTACGGGATCGACGTGCGGGTCCTCGACTACTCCGAGCACGCGCTGAGCTCGGGCGGGGACGCGCGGGCGGCGTCGTACGTCGAGTGCGCCGTCGGCGACCGCGTCCTGTGGGGCGTCGGGGTGCACGCCTCGATCGTGCGGGCGTCGTTCATGGCGATCCTGTCGGCGGTCAACCGGGCACAGCGCTCGGAGTCCGAGGCGGGCCGGGGCATGTCCGGCGTGGGTCAAGAGGGCACGGCGATCAGCCGCCCCGGCGGCGGCCCCTGACGCCGTACGGCGCCTCCCCCCGCCCCCAACCCTGCCTCCGCTCCGGGCCCCGGCCCCGCCCCCCAGCCTGACGAGAGTTCACTCGCATCAGGGTGGGTGAACACCTACGAGCTGGAGGGTCCACCCACCCTGAGAGGAGTCGACACTCCTGGCGGTACGTGTCAAGGTGTTTGGGACATTTAGGCCGCTTCGGAAGTGTGGGAAGCGGAGCTGGTCTGGATGCTGGCTGGCGGCTGGTTGATCCAGGCCTTGGTCGGCACCTTGGGTGCCTGGGGGCGGCCGCCCGGGAAACGGTCGGGACGGGCCCGCCAGGCCGCGTCCAGGGTCTCTTGACGGGTCCGGCGTTGATCGCGCCAGGTCCCGTCATGGACGGAACAAGGGGTGTACAGCCCGATCCCGCAATGCCGGTGATGCTGGTTGTAGTAGCCGGCGAAATCGCGCATGAATATTTGCGCGTCGATCAGCGACCCGAAGTCGTCGGGGAAGGCAGGACAGTACTTGAGGGTTTTAAACGCCGCTTCGGAGTAGGGATTGTCGTTACTGACCTTGGGTCGCGACAACGACCTGGTGATATCCAGCGCCGACAGGAGCTGCGCGACGGTGCCCGAGGTCATCGGGCCGCCATTATCCGAATGAATGTATCGAGGCAGGACGCCGCGGTTCGCGCGGATCGCGGCATCGATGAAGTCGCGGGCCAACACCTTATCCTCACGGGTATGGACTTCGACGTGAATGATTTTCCGGGAGTAGATATCAATCATCACGTACGCGCTGTAGTACACCCCCTTGCTCGGGCCCTTGAGTTTGGTGATGTCCCAGCTGAACACCTGATCGGGGCCGGTAGCCAGCAGCTGCGGCTTGACCCGCGAGGGGGTGGGAAGCGACCGCCCGCCGCTCACGAACTTGCTGGTGAGCACGCAGGATTCGGTACATCGTGGATACCGAGCACAGGTACCGGCCCTCGTCCAGCAGCGTGGCCCACACCTGCGCGGGGGCCTTATCGGCGAACCGGTCGCTGTTGAGGACCTCCAGCACAGCAGCCGTCTCAGCGGGGCTCAACGCCGAGGGCATCACCTTGGGTTTGGGCGCCCGAGACGGTCCGAACGGTTTCCTGTCCCGGGCCCGCCACCGATACACACTCGAGCGGGCAATCCCGGTCAACGCCGACGCAGCGCTGGTCCCGGCCAGGGCCTCGATCGCCTCGAACGCGGGCCACAGCACCGCGGTCACTGCTGCTTTCCCGGCGCGCTCTTGGACACCGTCTCCAAGAGCGCGTGTGCTTTTCCCATGACCTCCAACATCGATTTCGTCATGTCCAACTCGGCCTGCAACCGCACATTCTCGGCCTCTAACTGGGCCTGCCGCGAACGGTCCCGGCTCGGGGTCAGACCCGCAACCGGGGTATCCCGCAAACGGCCCTCCTCGACCGCTTTGCGCCACTTCTGCACATGAGAGTCATACAAACCCTCACGACGCAAAATCGCGCCCCGCGCCCCGGACCGTCCGCCGCGTCATACTCCTGGACCACCGCCGCCTTAAACGCCGCCGTGAACCTACGCCGCGAAGACCGCGCCGGCCGATCCGCCTGACTCATCGTCACCGATCCATCTGCTCTCTCGCCCCGTCAACCACCACACAACCGGACCCACCGGCTGTCCCACTGCACCTTGACAGACAGGGTGGCGCCGGCGGCGCCGCGGGGGATGGGGGGAGTGCCGCGGGGCGATGGGGGGAGTGCCAGGCGGGGCCGGGGCGATGGGGCGGACCAGACGGGCCGGGGCTGGGGCTCTGCCTATCCACACCCCCTCGGCTACGCACAGGTTCTCGGCGAGGTCGGGGGCGGCGTTTGTCGGGCCCGCACACTGCACCCATGGACCTCGCCACCTTGGCCACGACCTGCTTCATCGGTGCCAGCTACGGACTGCGCAGCACCGCGGAGCTGCGCCAACGCGGCGTCGAGAAGGAGGCGCTCGCGAGCCTGCTGCGCCACAACGTGCTGACGCGGGTGACGACGGGCTACTTCGCTCTCGCCGACCCGCGGCTGGAGCCGCTGGCGGCGCAGGTGCGAAGGGCCCGAGCGCTCGAGCTGCGATACGGGCACAGGGTCATGGCCAGCCATCACCTCGCCGTCGCGATGCGGGGACTTCCTCTGCGTTCCCTCCCGACCGAGCTGGTCCACCTCACCTACCGACATGGTGGGCGCTATCGGCGGCGGTCGGATCACATCGTTCACGCCGCGCCCTCGGGCTTGGTCGTCGCCCGTGTGTCAAGGGACAGTCGGAACTGCCCAGTGGCGGACATGAAAGCTGCCCGCTGACGGTCACGAGATCTGCCCGGTGGTGGCCACGGGATCTACCCAAGGGGGTTGTGGCCACCACCGACCAGGGTGGTCAGTTCAACGGGCTCACCCCTTGACCGGCGAGTGCTTGGGTGAGCCGGACGCTGTCGCCGCTGGTCTGGCAGACGTGGGCGTGGTGGAGCAGTCGGTCCACCGTGGCGGTGGCCAGCGTCTTGGGCATCAGCTCGTCGAACCCAGAGGGGTGGAGGTTCGAGCTGATCGCGACTGACCGCTTCTCATAGGCGGCGTCGACGAGTCTGTAGAGCCCCTCGGCGGCGTCCGCGGCGACCGGCAGCAGGCCGATGTCATCGACGATGACCAGGTCGGCGCGCAGGACCCGGGCGATGGCCTTGGTGACAGTGTCGTCCGCACGGTGCCTTCGGAGTAGGACGCCGAGGTCTTCCAGGGTGAACCAGGCGACCTTCAACCCGGCCTCGACGGCTTGCTGGCCAAGGGCCTCCAGCAGGAACGTCTTCCCGGTGCCCGACGGGCCGCAGACCACGAGGTTCTCGCGGCGGTGGACCCATTCCAGGGTGCGGAGCGCCTGCTGGGTCGGGACTGGGATCGAGGATGCCTCGGGCTGCCACGCGTCGAAGGTCTTCCCGGTGGGGAAGCCCGCCGACGCTCGCCGGGTGACAAGTGCGGAACGCTCCCGGCCGGCGACCTCCTCGGCGAACAGCGCCTTCAACACCTCGGCGGGCTCCCAGCGTTGGGCTTTCGCGGTTGCGACGACCTCGGGTGCGTGACGACGGATGTGCGGCAGCCGCAACCGGCGCAACAGCTCCTCCAGTTCGGCTGGCAGCGGCGGTGCTGACGCCGTGCTTCTCGTCGTCATCGGGCCACCTCGTTCCCGTCGCGGCCGTCGTGCTGGCCGACCTGTTCACCGAGCCGTGCCCATGCGCTGGTGCCCTGGGTCAGCGAGGAGTCCTCGCTGGCCCGGTGCTCACCGGCTTTCGGTGCTCGGGCGTGGTGGTCCAGGATCGAGGACAGGTCTGCTTCGGCGAACCGGCCGTGCACGGCGGCGTGGCCCAGTGCCCAGTCGACCTCGACGGGGTCGAACAGCTTAGCCAAGCTGAGGGCTTCGGCCATCTTGACGCGCATCCGTGGTGTGCCTGCGGCGGCGGCCTCGATCAGCCACAACCTCGCGCCCTCGCCCAGGTCGAGGAAGTCGGACTCGGCCGGGTTCTTCGCACGGGGCTGGCGGTCCAGTGGCCCGGACGGCTGGGCTGGGAAGTGCTCGTCATCGATCTTCGGGGTGCCGGGTGTGGCCCGGCGGTGGCGGGCGACTTCGAGGGGACCGTCCTGGCCGACGTGGACGATGACGACCCACTCGTCCTCGCCGACACCATGGGCACGGACCCACACCGTCGCACCCAGCAGGGCATGCGGGACCGAGTACTGGCCGGACTCGAACATCACCATCGGTGTGTTGCCCGGCACCACCCGCGTGGTGCCGAACGCGACCGTGTGCGGGGTCATCGGGACCGGGTGCAGCCGGACCCGTTCCTCGGCGAGCATCTCGATCGGTGGCCGACGAGTGACCCGGTGCGCTCGGGTGTTGACCTTCTCGCAGAACTCCACGCACGCCGCCTCGAGCTCGGCGAACGAGGCGTACCCCTCGCGCAGGTTGGTGTCCTTGGGGACCAGGTCGGCCTTGCTGATCTTCACCGACGACTCGGTGCCGCCCTTGGACGCCGGATCGGCCGGGACGCAGGTGTGCACGACCATCGAGTAGTGCTCGGCGAACGCCACCAGCTGCGGATTCCGCACCGGAATTCCGGCGATGTGCTCGACCGTGACGGTCTTCTCGTTGTCGGTCAACACATAGGTCGGCACCCCACCCAGCCGCCGGAACGTCACGTCCAGGGCAGCGAACACCGAGGGCATCGTCTTGTCGCGGATCGGCAACACGACCCGGAACCGCGACCAAGCCAGCCAGGCGACGAACAGCACGGTCTTGACGCCGTCGACGACGGGGCCATCGCCGTAGTCGTACTGCAACCACATCCCCGGCTCAGTCACCCAGGGACGGTGCACCCGCACGTGTCCGGCCCGGTAGGACTTCTTGACCTTCGCGACCGCACGGCGGGTGGTGCGCTCCGACCCTCCGTAGCCCAGGGCGAGCAGCTTCTCGTGCGCCACATCGGCACGGACCTTCCCGACCGACCGCTCGACCCACTCCTCGACCTTGGGCAGATACTCATCGATCAACATCGGCCGCACCGCCGCCGCCGGCAACTCCCCGCCGCCAGCACGGCGATCCACGTACCGCTTCACCGTGTGGTGGGAGCAGCCAGCCAGCTCGCCGGCATCGCGCAACGAACCTGTTAGGTCGTAGGCATCCAACATTTCCATGATCTCCTCGGCAGACTTCAACTCATCCCTTCCTCGGGAGCGATAGGGCGCATCAGCACCGCTCATCGCACCCGAGGAAGGGGCCTCAACCGCGCAGGTCGGCGAGGCAGACGACGTCGTGTCGGGCAGATCCCATGACCGTCAGTGGGCAGTTCTCACGTCCGCCAGCGGGCAGCTTCGTGGCCGTCTCCGGGCAGTTTCTCGTGGCCGCCGACACCCGTGGTCCGATCCCCCTCGCCGAGGCGTTGATCCAATGCGGCTCGACGTGGGGGGAGGAGGCCTTCGTCGTGCCGGCCGATCAGGCCCTGCGACAGCGGCTCGCCAGTGTGTCGGACCTGCTCTGCGCGATTGAGGCCCGGGCCGAGGCGCCCCGCCACCCTCTCTTGCTCCACGCCGTCAGCAGGCTCGACGCCAAGAGCGAATCGCCGGGGGAGAGCCTGCTGAGACTGCGGCTGCGCGACCTCGGCTACCCGGTGACGAGCCAGGAGTGGGCGACTGTTCAGGGTCGTCACTACCGGATCGACCTGGTGATTCAGGGCACTCGGGTGGCGGTCGAGTTCGACGGGATGATCAAGTACGCCGACCGGGCGGAGGCAGCCGCCGCCAAACGCGCAGAGAAGGCCCGCGAAGAGCTATTGCGCTCGGACCATTGGGTGGTCGTCCGGTTTCAGTGGGCCGAGCTGTTCCGGATCGAGGAGATCCAGCGGCGCATCCTCTGGGCGCTGGACCAGGACCGTCGGCAGCGAGCGGCCTAAGACGCGACGCCCGATCCGGGGCAGCCCGTCGAATAACCCCTCCCTTTCCCCGTCGGGAGCCAACTGCTCTAGGGGTGGGTGGACCCCCACGCTCGCGGGAGTTCACCCACCCTCAGGGGAGTCAGCTCTTCCGGGGCGGAGCGGGTGGGACGAGGCGGTACGTCGGGGTGGGGCTGCGGCTCAGCGCACGTCGCGGGGGCGGAACTGGACGCTGATGCGCGGACCGACCGAGGCGTCCACCTTCGGGATGGCGTGTTCCCAGGTGCGCTGGCAGGAGCCACCCATGACCAACAGGTCGCCATGGCCCACGACGTACCGCAGCGAACCCCCGCCCCCGCGCGGCCGCAACAACAGCGGTCGCGGCGTGCCCAGCGAGACGATCGCCACCATCGTGTCCTCGGTCCGGGACCGGCCGATCGTGTCGCCGTGCCAGGCCACCGAGTCGCGCCCGTCCCGGTAGAAACACATTCCCGCGGTGGTGAAGGGTTCGCCGAGCTCGGGGGAGTAGTACGTCGTGAGGGCGTCCCGCGCGGCCGTCAGCACCGGGTGCGGCAGCGCCTCCGCGGCGCCGTAGAAGCGCAGCAGCCGCGGGGTGTCGACGACGCGGTCGTACATGCGGCGCCGCTCGGCCTGCCACTCCACGTCGTCGCGCAGCTGCGCGAACAGGCCGTCCGAGCCGGTCAGCCACCCAGGCCGCAGGTCCACCCAGGCCCCGGCGGACAGCGTCGTCCGGTGCACGGCCCCCGCCAACTCGCGCAGCCCAATCGCGTCGTCGAGGTCCAGGAGGGATCCCTGCAGGGCGGTCATGCCCGGCATCGTACACCTGTACGAGCCCACGCGCCCGTCGACCCGTCCCGACGCGACGGAGTTGGGCGATCGTCCGGCACGCCACGCGGATGTACCCAAGGTTGTCGCCGCGGCCAGGCAGAATGGCGACGTGCCCCTGTACCGCGAGGCCGCGATCGTGCTCCGCACCCAGAAGCTGGGGGAAGCGGACCGCATCGTCACGCTCCTCACGCGCGAGCGTGGCCTGGTGCGCGCCGTGGCCAAGGGGGTCCGCAAGACCAAGTCCCGCTTCGGCGCCCGGCTGGAGCCCGCGATGGTCGTCGACGTCATGTGCTACGAGGGCCGCAACCTCGACACGGTCACCCAGGCGGAGACGATCGCGCCGTACGGCGACGCCATCGCCCGCGACTACATCGCCTGGACCGCCGCCACCGCGATGTGCGAGACCGCCGAGCGGCTCACCTCAGAGCGCGATCCCAGCCCGCAGCACTTCCGGCTCCTCGCCGGCGGGCTGGCCAGCCTGGCCAGCCACGACCACGAGGCCGGCCTGGTGCTCGACGCGTACCTCCTGCGGGCCCTGTCGGTGGCCGGCTGGGCCCCGAGCTTCCGGGACTGCGCGCGCTGCGGCGCGCCGGGTCCGCACAAGGCGTTCAACCTCGCCTCGGGGGGGTGCGTGTGCCCGAGCTGTCGTACGCCGGGGTCGGCGGCGCCCGCCCTCGACACCCTGGAGCTGCTCGGCGCGCTGTTGGAAGGCGATTGGGTGACCGCCGACGCGAGCCTGCCCAAGCACCGACGCGAGGGCAGCGGCCTGGTCACGGCGTTCCTGCAGTGGCACCTCGAGCGGGGCGTCCGCTCGCTGCGGCTCGTCGAGAGGACCTGAAGCCATGGCCGTGCAGCCGCCCTTCCCGCACCCGACCGGCGTCCGACCCCCGGCGATCCCGCCGGAGCTGGTCCCGCACCACGTCGCGATCGTCATGGACGGCAACGGCCGCTGGGCCAACCAGCGCGGCCTGCCGCGGACCGAGGGGCACCGCGCCGGCGAGGCGGCGCTGATGGACGTGCTGGCCGGCTGCATTGAGATTGGGGTCAAGCACATCTCGGCGTACGCCTTCTCCACCGAGAACTGGAACCGCTCCGCCGACGAGGTGCGCTTCCTCATGGGGTTCAACCGCGAGGTCATCCGCCGCCGGCGGGACCAGATGTCGGCGATGGGGGTGCGGGTCAAGTGGGTCGGGCGGCGGCCGCGGCTGTGGAAGTCGGTGATCGATGAGCTGCTCGATGCCGAGCGGCTGAGCGGCCACAACACGACCCTCACCCTCAACTTCTGCGTGAACTACGGCGGCCGGGCCGAGATCGTCGACGCCGTGCGTGACATCGTCGAGGAGGCGCGGCGCGGCCGGATCAAGGGCCGCGGCATCGACGAGGCCAGCTTCGCGCGGCACCTCTACGACCCGGACATGCCGGACGTCGACCTGTTCATCCGATCCTCGGGGGAGCAGCGCACGAGCAACTTCCTGTTGTGGCAGAGCGCGTACGCCGAGATGGTGTTCCTGGACACGCTCTGGCCGGACTTCGACCGGCGACACCTGTGGGAGGCGATCGAGATCTACGCGCAACGGGATCGACGGTACGGCGGCGCGGTGGACCGCGCCGAGCACGGGCCGGCTCCGGGAGATCAGGAGGCGGGCCGATGAGGACCCTCGCCCGCATGATCGTCGGACTGCTGACCGTCATCGGAGCCCTGGCCGTGGTGGTGCTCGTCGTCGGGCTCGTCGCGCTGAAGTCCGCGCCGGCCAGCCTCGGCGGTGCGCCGGCCTCGCCCTCGACGTCCTCGGCGCCGGCCGGAAAGGCGGGTGACCTCATCGCCAACAACCTGTCCGCCGACGTCGTGGTGCCCTTCGCCCGGCTGGAGCAGCAGGCCGGCAACGGCGTACGGCTCAGCGACGCCGGCGGCGGCAAGATCCGCGTCAACGCACCGTTCAGCGCGTTCGGTCGGGATCTGCGCGTCGAGACCGACGGGAACATGACCGTGCAGGGCAACGACGTCGTGGTGCAGCCGACGACGCTGCGCATCGAGGGCCTCTCGGCGTTGGACGGCGTCCTGTCCGTGGTTGCGCGGCAGGCGGCGGGCGTGAAGGTCCCCATCACGGACTTGCCCAAGGGTGTGACGGTCAAGACCGTGACGTCGACGAAGGACGGCCTGAAGGCCCACGTCGAGGGCAATGGCGTGCCGCTGCCGGCCTCCTAGCCCCGCTCCGGCACTGCCCCCTGCCCCCGCGGGCGCCGATCTGTCGCCAGGTGGACAACTCGCCGGCCGCTGAGGAGGGGACGGACGTCCGACGTACCGGTTTGCATAGTCATGCAGGGTTCTGAATAATCATCGACATGAGCAAGGTGCTGACGTCCCTACCCGCCGGCGAGAAGGTCGGACTCGCGTTCTCCGGGGGCCTCGACACCTCCGTGGCCGTGGCGTGGATGCGCGAGAAGGGCTCGGTGCCCTACACCTACACGGCCGACATCGGCCAGTACGACGAGCCGGACATCGCCTCGGTGCCCGGGCGGGCGATGGAGTACGGCGCGGAGGCCAGCCGCCTCGTCGACTGCCGCCACGCGCTCGTCGAGGAGGGCCTGGTCGCGCTCGCCTGCGGGGCCTTCCACATCCGCAGCGCCGGGCGGTCGTACTTCAACACCACCCCCCTCGGTCGGGCCGTGACCGGCACCTTGCTGATCCGCGCCATGATGGCCGACGGCGTCCAGATCTGGGGTGACGGGTCGACGTTCAAGGGCAACGACATCGAGCGGTTCTACCGCTACGGCCTGCTCGCCAACCCCAACCTGCGCATCTACAAGCCGTGGCTCGACACCGCGTTCGTCACGGAGCTGGGCGGCCGGCAGGAGATGAGCGAGTGGCTCGCCCAGCGGAAGTTGCCGTACCGAGACAGCCAGGAGAAGGCCTACTCGACCGACGCCAACATCTGGGGCGCCACCCACGAGGCCAAGCGGCTGGAGCACCTGGACACCGGCATCGAGGACGTCGTCGAGCCGATCATGGGCGTCGCGTTCTGGCGGGAGGACGTCGAGATCGCCACGGAGGACGTAACGCTCGGCTTCGAGCAGGGTCGGCCGGTCTCGATCAACGGGGAACGCTTCGAGTCCGCGGTCGCCCTGGTCGACGCGGCCAACAAGATCGGCGGTCGGCACGGACTCGGCATGTCCGACCAGATCGAGAACCGGATCATCGAGGCCAAGTCCCGCGGGGTCTACGAGGCGCCCGGCATGGCGCTGCTGTTCATCGCGTACGAGCGGCTCGTCAATGCGATCCACAACGAGGACACCATCGCGACGTACCACGCCGAGGGCCGCCGGCTCGGCCGCCTCATGTACGAGGGCCGCTGGCTCGACCCTCAGTCCCTCATGCTGCGCGAGTCGCTGCAGCGCTGGGTCGGTTCCGCGGTCACCGGCGAGGTGACGCTGCGGCTGCGGCGCGGCGAGGACTACTCGATCATCGACACCACGGGCCCGGCGTTCAGCTACCACCCCGACAAGCTGTCGATGGAACGGACCGAGGGCGCCGCGTTCGGCCCGACCGACCGGATCGGCCAGCTCACCATGCGCAACCTCGACATCGCGGATTCGCGGTCGCGGCTGGAGCAGTACGTCGGGCTGGGCCTCCTCGGGGCGGCGGGCGAGGGCATCAAAGCCCTCGGCCTGGCCAACACCGACCTGGTCGGCGAGCTCGAGCCCGGCGGCGCGGAGGTCATCGCCAAGCGCCGGGTTCCGGACGGCACGGACGACGAGGCGCTGGACGACGCCGCGATGGAGTTCGGCGCGGACTGATGATCGATCCCGATGCCGTACGCCGGGTGGAGGCGGCCCTGCGCGCCCTCGGCCACGGCGGCGAGGTCCGGCACCTGGCCACCCACGTGCCGACCAGCGCGGCGGCCGCTCAGGTCCTGGGCTGCCCCATCGAGGCGATCGCGAACAGCCTGGTCTTCGTGGCCGACGGCGCCCCGGTCCTCGTGTTGGCAAGCGGCGGCCGCAAGGTCGACACGAAGCGCCTCAAGGCCGCGCTGGGGGCTCGCAAGGTATCGATGGCGGCGCCGGACGTCGTGTTGGCCGCGACCGGGCAGCACGTCGGCGGGGTCGCGCCGGTCGGGCACCCGACGCCGCTGCGCACCCTCGTGGACGCCGCGCTGGGGGACCACGACGTGCTCTGGGCCGGCGGCGGGGACGAGCTCACGATGTTGTCGACCAACCTGCCGGAGCTGTTGGTTATGACCGGCGGGGAGCTGTTCCCGACGGGCTGACGGGCGCAAGTGCGGCTGCGGGTGAGGCCGCGCGAGGGACGGCGGCGCGCAGCGGTCTCTAGGGGCGCGGCGGTTCAGCGGCCGTTCAGCAGGGCCGCGGTGTTCTAGCGGGGGACCGCCCGGACGAGCGCGAGCGCGATCAGCAACAGCACGACGGCAACGCGCAGCAGCCGGTCGTTGAGGGACAGTCGCGACCACGATCCCGCCGCCGTGACGGCGATGCCGACGGCAACGCCACCGACGAGGCTCGCGCCGAGCCAGCCACCGACGATCAACCCGATCGCGACGACGGCGAGGGCGCAGACGCCACTGAGGACGACGAGCCGACGCGCCCGCGCCTGCCGTTGGGCGGCCTCGGGGGAGTCCCCGCAGCAGGCGCGGCTCTCGGCGGCGTCCGACGTGGCAGGCGGACTCAGGTGCTGGTGGGCGTGCTCGGTCACGGTGCCCCAGCATAATCGGGTCACGCTCCGTGGGGCCGGGCGCACCGGACCTCCGGTCGCGGGGATTTGGCGCAGGACTCGGGGGGCGCCGCCGATGAGGGCCTCGTCCGTTCGCACCGTCGAGGAGATCCCCGTGCGCCCGCTCGTCCGCCGCTGCGCGTCCGTCGCCGGCCTGGCCGTGGGTCTGTCGCTGGGGTTGACGGCCGCCACCGGCCCCGACGCGGCGACCGAGCCGGCGCTCGCTGGCCGCGCCGACGCGGTCACCGCGACCGAGCCGGCGCTCGCTGGCCGCGCCGACGCGGTCACCGCGACCGATCGGGCGGCGCGTGCCGAGGACGAGCACGGGCCGACGCCGCAGGTACTCGCCGCCGCGCTGACTCTCGCCGATCGCGTCGGCGCCAGGTTCGGGGGCAGTTATTGGGACGCCG from Austwickia sp. includes the following:
- a CDS encoding transposase — encoded protein: MLTSKFVSGGRSLPTPSRVKPQLLATGPDQVFSWDITKLKGPSKGVYYSAYVMIDIYSRKIIHVEVHTREDKVLARDFIDAAIRANRGVLPRYIHSDNGGPMTSGTVAQLLSALDITRSLSRPKVSNDNPYSEAAFKTLKYCPAFPDDFGSLIDAQIFMRDFAGYYNQHHRHCGIGLYTPCSVHDGTWRDQRRTRQETLDAAWRARPDRFPGGRPQAPKVPTKAWINQPPASIQTSSASHTSEAA
- the leuA gene encoding 2-isopropylmalate synthase, with protein sequence MKNNQQPSGMPIVKYRSFEEVIPTRLADRTWPDRVITTAPRWCAVDLRDGNQALIDPMNAERKLRMFQLLVRMGYKEIEIGFPSASQTDYDFARLLIEDGHIPDDVTIQVLTQARDHLVERTYDAIAGAHSAVVHFYNSTSILQREVVFHTDVDGVTDIAVQAARLCRKLEQQIPDTKITYEYSPESFTGTELAAAVSVCNAVIEEIDPRPDAPMIINLPATVEMATPNVYADSIEYMHRHLARRDSVILSLHPHNDRGTGVAAAELGYLAGADRIEGCLFGNGERTGNVCLVTLGLNLFSQGIDPQIDFSDIDEIRRTVEHCNQLPVGERHPYGGDLVYTAFSGSHQDAIKKGFEDMERRAAAEGKSIDELVWGVPYLPIDPHDVGRSYEAVVRVNSQSGKGGVAYLMKSEYGMDLPRRLQIEMSAVVQRKTDTEGGEVGAAQMWSIFADEYLPGTNEGAAAWGRFAPVSSKTTSDPDGRDHVEAVVTDRGRQVTLDGHGNGPIAAFIDGLHSYGIDVRVLDYSEHALSSGGDARAASYVECAVGDRVLWGVGVHASIVRASFMAILSAVNRAQRSESEAGRGMSGVGQEGTAISRPGGGP
- a CDS encoding alpha-ketoglutarate-dependent dioxygenase AlkB, which gives rise to MTALQGSLLDLDDAIGLRELAGAVHRTTLSAGAWVDLRPGWLTGSDGLFAQLRDDVEWQAERRRMYDRVVDTPRLLRFYGAAEALPHPVLTAARDALTTYYSPELGEPFTTAGMCFYRDGRDSVAWHGDTIGRSRTEDTMVAIVSLGTPRPLLLRPRGGGGSLRYVVGHGDLLVMGGSCQRTWEHAIPKVDASVGPRISVQFRPRDVR
- the recO gene encoding DNA repair protein RecO, with the translated sequence MPLYREAAIVLRTQKLGEADRIVTLLTRERGLVRAVAKGVRKTKSRFGARLEPAMVVDVMCYEGRNLDTVTQAETIAPYGDAIARDYIAWTAATAMCETAERLTSERDPSPQHFRLLAGGLASLASHDHEAGLVLDAYLLRALSVAGWAPSFRDCARCGAPGPHKAFNLASGGCVCPSCRTPGSAAPALDTLELLGALLEGDWVTADASLPKHRREGSGLVTAFLQWHLERGVRSLRLVERT
- a CDS encoding ATP-binding protein is translated as MTTRSTASAPPLPAELEELLRRLRLPHIRRHAPEVVATAKAQRWEPAEVLKALFAEEVAGRERSALVTRRASAGFPTGKTFDAWQPEASSIPVPTQQALRTLEWVHRRENLVVCGPSGTGKTFLLEALGQQAVEAGLKVAWFTLEDLGVLLRRHRADDTVTKAIARVLRADLVIVDDIGLLPVAADAAEGLYRLVDAAYEKRSVAISSNLHPSGFDELMPKTLATATVDRLLHHAHVCQTSGDSVRLTQALAGQGVSPLN
- a CDS encoding IS21 family transposase — translated: MKSAEEIMEMLDAYDLTGSLRDAGELAGCSHHTVKRYVDRRAGGGELPAAAVRPMLIDEYLPKVEEWVERSVGKVRADVAHEKLLALGYGGSERTTRRAVAKVKKSYRAGHVRVHRPWVTEPGMWLQYDYGDGPVVDGVKTVLFVAWLAWSRFRVVLPIRDKTMPSVFAALDVTFRRLGGVPTYVLTDNEKTVTVEHIAGIPVRNPQLVAFAEHYSMVVHTCVPADPASKGGTESSVKISKADLVPKDTNLREGYASFAELEAACVEFCEKVNTRAHRVTRRPPIEMLAEERVRLHPVPMTPHTVAFGTTRVVPGNTPMVMFESGQYSVPHALLGATVWVRAHGVGEDEWVVIVHVGQDGPLEVARHRRATPGTPKIDDEHFPAQPSGPLDRQPRAKNPAESDFLDLGEGARLWLIEAAAAGTPRMRVKMAEALSLAKLFDPVEVDWALGHAAVHGRFAEADLSSILDHHARAPKAGEHRASEDSSLTQGTSAWARLGEQVGQHDGRDGNEVAR